In the genome of Chloroflexota bacterium, the window GTCGAGAAGCTAAGCCACTCAGCGGATACGCTTTCGCTTGATACGAAAGACCGTATGCGCGATGTTGTTGCTCCTAAAATTGAGGCTGCGGTTGCCCAACGTGAGGCAATGGTCGCCGAATTAACTAGCCAACCTGTCCAGGCTCCAGCCAGCGAATTAGCCAAGGCTGATCCCCGCCGTGTGACGATTACCCAAGTGCGCAATCATCCCCATACCTATGCCTACCTTGATGCCGCTAACCAGCAGCTCAAGTTGATTGGCTATACCGAGCATGGCCGTCGTCATGCTTCTTTGGTCGGCCATATTGGGGCGAATGTGTTGCGCCGCCTAAAATTTTCGGCTCGCGAAATTGAGCTGGCCGAAATTGCGGGCTTGTTGCACGACATTGGCAATAGCATCAATCGCAATGATCATGGCCAAACTGGGGCAATTTTGGCCAAAGATATTCTGAGCAGCCTCGACATGCCAATCGACGAGATCATTACGATTATGGGCGCGATTGGCAATCACGAGGAAGAACGCGGCCATGCGGTTTCAACGGTGGCGGCGGCACTAATTTTGGCCGATAAATCTGATGTGCATCGTTCGCGGGTACAAAACAGCGATCCCACCACTTTTGATATTCATGATCGGGTTAATTACGCCGCGACCAAATCATTTTTACGGGTTGATACTGAGCAACGCCGTGTTACACTGCAATTAACGATCGACACCGAGATGGCCTCGGTGATGGATTATTTTGAAATTTTTCTTTCACGCATGGTAATGTGCCGCCGTGCTGCTGAGTTTCTTGGCAGCCGCTTTGGCCTCTCGATTAACGATGTATCGGTGTTGTAGCTGCTACGCTAGCTGGCTCACCAAGCGCAAGTTGAACGCGCTTGTGCTGGTTGTAGCCGCTACGGCAGCTTATTTTTATTTCTCTTTATCTAAAGGAGCCATCTCATGACCGAACGAGCCGTATTAAGTGAAGGCGACACTGTAGGCGCTAATTTACATGTCAAGCAAGCCTATCGCAACTTAACGGTGCCGCAATTGGTGGAAGCTGCTCTCAAACGGGGCGAAGCCGTTTTATCGGCTACTGGGGCTGTCGTTGCCACCACGGGCGCACGCACGGGTCGTTCTGCAGATGATAAGTTTGTGGTGGAAACACCAGCAGCCGCGTCAATGCACTGGACGAAATTCCATAAAGCTATGAAGCCCGAAACCTATGCCACGATCAAGGCCAAGGCGTTGGCGCACATGGCCGAACGTGAGATGTTTGTTTTAGATGCCAGTGCTGGGGCTGATCCAGCGTATGCGTTGCCAATTCGCGTGGTGACCGAGTATGCTTGGCATAACTTGTTCGCTAAGCAATTGTTCCGCGATGCGATCAGCAGCGATCAACAACCCCAATGGACGGTGCTCAACTTGCCAAGTTTGAAGCTTGATCCAGCGGTCGATGGCTCGCGCTCAGAAGTCGCCGCCATGATCAATCTCGATGAAAAATTGATTTTGATTGTCGGCACTGAATACGCTGGCGAGATCAAGAAATCGATCTTTACGGTGTTGAACATGGTGCTGCCAAGCCAAGGCGTGATGCCAATGCACTGCTCAGCCAATATTGGCAGCAAGGGCGATGTGGCCTTGTTCTTCGGGCTTTCGGGCACGGGCAAAACCACGCTCTCAGCCGACCCCGAGCGGATTTTGATTGGCGATGATGAGCATGGTTGGAGCGCTAACGGCGTATTCAACTTCGAAGGTGGCTGCTATGCCAAGTGTATTCGCTTGCGCCGCGAATCGGAGCCTGAAATTTTCGATGCGATTCGCTATGGGGCGGTGCTCGAAAACGTGGTGCTCAGCGATAGCCGCGATCCCAATTATGATGATGCGTCGTTGACCGAAAACACCCGCGCCGCCTATCCCTTGGAATATATTCCCAACGTCAGCGAAACGGGTATGGGCGGTCAACCAGAAACCATCATCTTCTTGACCGCTGATGCCTTTGGGGTTTTGCCGCCAATCGCCAAGCTCAGCCCTGAGCAAGCGATGTACCACTTCTTGTCGGGCTATACCGCCAAGCTGGCTGGCACCGAAACTGGCGTTGGCTCGGAGCCACAAGCAACATTTAGCACCTGTTTTGGCGCACCGTTTATGCCTTTGCACCCAACCGTGTATGCCGATTTGCTCGGCCAAAAAATGCGCGAACACAAAGTCCGAGTATTTTTGGTCAATACTGGCTGGACTGGTGGTTCGTTCGGGGTTGGTAAGCGTATGAGCTTGCGCGATACCCGCACGATGGTGCACGCCGCTTTGGCTGGCAAACTCGATGCTGTGGAAATGTGGCACGATGCCCGATTCAATCTCGATGTGCCTGTGGCAATCGAAGGCGTTGATAACAGCGTGCTGCAACCCCGCCAAACTTGGGCCGATGCCAGCGAATACGATCGGGTTGCCGATGACTTGGCCGCCCGCTTCCGCAAGAACTTCGAGCAATACGCCGAACGGGCTGGCGAAACCGTGGTAAACGCTGGGCCACAAGCGTAGGTTATTGATCCACGAAGGACACGAAGGTCATGAAGTTTTGATCCACGAAGGACACGAAGGGTACGAATGTTGGGTAAGGTGGTTGCCTGAAATTTCTACAATTATCAGTGAACCACTCAATCAACCTTAGCTTCGTGTAACTTCGTGTCCTTCGTGGATCAACATATAATTCCTGATCCCTTCGCGATTAAATTCATCCTTCATCCCTCATCCTTCATCCTTTTCTAGCTCCTCAAGTACCCGTAAGATCAACAATGCTGAATTGGGGTCGATCTCGGCACACAGTGCATGCCAATCGCGCTCGCCTGCCCAGATGCGCTGAATTGCATGGCTAATGACCCAACCACCTGCTTCTAGTTGTGGTAATAAGTGCTCAACTGCTGTGCGTACTTCCTGATTCCCTTGAGTTGCAGCGACAATTGCTGCGATCAAATTTCCAGCTTGTTGATTAATATGCCAGCGATTGGCGGCATGGGCGGAATAGGCAATGCGTGCTTGTTGGCGATACTCTGTCGCTTGCACTGATTGGCCTGCTAAATCGGCTATGTTGGCGAGAATACCAAATGTTTTCCATATTTCAGCGATAGCTGGATCGAGCTCTTTACGAATGGCAAGTGCTTGTTCAGCATAGGCTTGGGCTTCGGCCAATCGGCTAGTTGACCACGCTCTGGCTTGGATTTGATCGGCAATCAGATTAGCGAGATTATTGAGCGTTGTGGCTTTCTCAAATGCTGGCAGATCAGGGGTTCGTAATGCCCGCTTAAACCAGTCTTCTGCTTCGTTTGGCTTGCCTGCTGATTTCGTCACAATTGCCAGTTGATTACAGGTTTGGGCTGCCCCAAGGTTATTGCGCAGACTTTCTTCGATCGCAAGGCTCTGGCGGTAGTATTGTTCGGCGTTCGACCAATCTTTTTGCTCTTGGGAAACCACTCCAAGTTGATGATAGATAATCGCCTCACCACTTGGCTCATTCAACTTTTGGTAGATGGTTAGAGCTGCATCGTACTTTTGTGTGGCCTCAGCATACTGGCGTTGGCGCAGCGCTAAATTCCCTAGTTGGCCTAAACTTACCGCTTGACCCCGCTGATCATCAAGTA includes:
- the pckA gene encoding phosphoenolpyruvate carboxykinase (ATP) — translated: MTERAVLSEGDTVGANLHVKQAYRNLTVPQLVEAALKRGEAVLSATGAVVATTGARTGRSADDKFVVETPAAASMHWTKFHKAMKPETYATIKAKALAHMAEREMFVLDASAGADPAYALPIRVVTEYAWHNLFAKQLFRDAISSDQQPQWTVLNLPSLKLDPAVDGSRSEVAAMINLDEKLILIVGTEYAGEIKKSIFTVLNMVLPSQGVMPMHCSANIGSKGDVALFFGLSGTGKTTLSADPERILIGDDEHGWSANGVFNFEGGCYAKCIRLRRESEPEIFDAIRYGAVLENVVLSDSRDPNYDDASLTENTRAAYPLEYIPNVSETGMGGQPETIIFLTADAFGVLPPIAKLSPEQAMYHFLSGYTAKLAGTETGVGSEPQATFSTCFGAPFMPLHPTVYADLLGQKMREHKVRVFLVNTGWTGGSFGVGKRMSLRDTRTMVHAALAGKLDAVEMWHDARFNLDVPVAIEGVDNSVLQPRQTWADASEYDRVADDLAARFRKNFEQYAERAGETVVNAGPQA
- a CDS encoding HD domain-containing protein yields the protein MEMRDDARLADEVEKLSHSADTLSLDTKDRMRDVVAPKIEAAVAQREAMVAELTSQPVQAPASELAKADPRRVTITQVRNHPHTYAYLDAANQQLKLIGYTEHGRRHASLVGHIGANVLRRLKFSAREIELAEIAGLLHDIGNSINRNDHGQTGAILAKDILSSLDMPIDEIITIMGAIGNHEEERGHAVSTVAAALILADKSDVHRSRVQNSDPTTFDIHDRVNYAATKSFLRVDTEQRRVTLQLTIDTEMASVMDYFEIFLSRMVMCRRAAEFLGSRFGLSINDVSVL